From a region of the Castanea sativa cultivar Marrone di Chiusa Pesio chromosome 10, ASM4071231v1 genome:
- the LOC142613814 gene encoding F-box/kelch-repeat protein OR23 isoform X1 gives MTEPEPPPFSSASASASASVVEVEVEIDESLTLIPGLPKDVAALILSLIPYSHQARLKATCKSWRLFLSSKTLRRLRRRELCSQSHLLCIFPQDPSLESPFLFDRDNLAWAPLPTTPPNPHTYGLCNFTSLSIGAHLYVLGGSLFDTRSFPIDRPSPSSSTFRFDFTTHSWESLAPMIHARGSFACAAGSNNHILVAGGGSRHPVFSAAGTRMNSVERYDIGKNEWVELERLPGMRAGCVGFVVEKEEKSGFWVMGGYGEERTIGGVFPVDEYCRDAVVMQFNNSTGCGNWREVGDMWEQGERVRVGKIVVVEDHERSGHPGVFMLDGNHIFRYDMASNRWQEESHVPKKNPHNSAFGFVELDGELHVLTLLNAFDPQETRRKRHHKRAGTLYIQIYHPKKKTWRTLITKSPFPHRLDFNTAVMCSIRL, from the exons ATGACCGAACCAGAACCTCCTCCATTTTCTTCTGCTTCTGCTTCTGCTTCTGCTTCAGTAGTTGAAGTCGAAGTCGAAATCGATGAAAGCTTAACCCTAATTCCTGGCCTCCCAAAGGATGTGGCGGCGCTGATCCTGTCGTTGATACCTTACTCCCACCAGGCGCGGCTGAAGGCCACCTGCAAATCGTGGCGCCTCTTCCTCTCATCGAAAACCCTCCGCCGACTTCGACGCCGAGAACTTTGTTCCCAGTCCCACCTCCTCTGCATCTTCCCTCAAGACCCATCACTGGAGTCCCCTTTCCTCTTCGACAGGGACAACCTGGCCTGGGCCCCACTCCCAACCACACCCCCAAACCCCCACACCTACGGCCTTTGCAACTTCACCTCCCTCTCCATTGGAGCCCACCTCTACGTCCTCGGTGGGTCCCTCTTCGACACCCGATCCTTCCCCATTGATCGCCCTTCCCCTTCCTCCTCCACCTTCCGCTTCGATTTCACCACCCATTCTTGGGAATCCCTCGCCCCTATGATACACGCGCGGGGGAGTTTCGCCTGCGCTGCTGGATCCAACAACCATATCTTGGTGGCCGGAGGTGGGTCCCGCCACCCGGTATTCAGTGCGGCCGGGACTAGAATGAATTCGGTGGAGCGATACGATATCGGGAAGAACGAGTGGGTGGAATTGGAGCGTTTGCCTGGTATGCGAGCCGGGTGCGTGGGGTTCGTTgtggagaaagaagaaaagagcgGGTTTTGGGTGATGGGAGGGTACGGGGAGGAGAGGACGATAGGTGGGGTGTTCCCTGTGGATGAGTATTGCAGGGACGCTGTGGTCATGCAGTTCAACAACAGCACTGGGTGTGGGAACTGGAGAGAGGTTGGGGATATGTGGGAACAAGGGGAGAGAGTCAGGGTTGGCAAGATTGTGGTTGTCGAGGATCACGAGAGATCGGGTCATCCTGGGGTCTTTATGCTCGACGGCAACCATATTTTCAG ATATGACATGGCTTCAAACCGTTGGCAGGAGGAGTCGcatgttccaaaaaaaaatcctcataaCTCAgcatttggttttgttgaattgGATGGGGAATTGCATGTATTGACCCTATTGAATGCATTTGATCCACAAGAAACCCGAAGGAAGCGACATCATAAGAGGGCTGGAACACTTTACATCCAGATCTACCATCCCAAGAAGAAGACCTGGAGAACTCTCATTACAAAGTCACCATTCCCTCACCGTTTAGATTTTAATACTGCAGTAATGTGCAGCATTCGATTGTGA
- the LOC142613814 gene encoding F-box/kelch-repeat protein OR23 isoform X2 produces the protein MTEPEPPPFSSASASASASVVEVEVEIDESLTLIPGLPKDVAALILSLIPYSHQARLKATCKSWRLFLSSKTLRRLRRRELCSQSHLLCIFPQDPSLESPFLFDRDNLAWAPLPTTPPNPHTYGLCNFTSLSIGAHLYVLGGSLFDTRSFPIDRPSPSSSTFRFDFTTHSWESLAPMIHARGSFACAAGSNNHILVAGGGSRHPVFSAAGTRMNSVERYDIGKNEWVELERLPGMRAGCVGFVVEKEEKSGFWVMGGYGEERTIGGVFPVDEYCRDAVVMQFNNSTGCGNWREVGDMWEQGERVRVGKIVVVEDHERSGHPGVFMLDGNHIFRRSRMFQKKILITQHLVLLNWMGNCMY, from the exons ATGACCGAACCAGAACCTCCTCCATTTTCTTCTGCTTCTGCTTCTGCTTCTGCTTCAGTAGTTGAAGTCGAAGTCGAAATCGATGAAAGCTTAACCCTAATTCCTGGCCTCCCAAAGGATGTGGCGGCGCTGATCCTGTCGTTGATACCTTACTCCCACCAGGCGCGGCTGAAGGCCACCTGCAAATCGTGGCGCCTCTTCCTCTCATCGAAAACCCTCCGCCGACTTCGACGCCGAGAACTTTGTTCCCAGTCCCACCTCCTCTGCATCTTCCCTCAAGACCCATCACTGGAGTCCCCTTTCCTCTTCGACAGGGACAACCTGGCCTGGGCCCCACTCCCAACCACACCCCCAAACCCCCACACCTACGGCCTTTGCAACTTCACCTCCCTCTCCATTGGAGCCCACCTCTACGTCCTCGGTGGGTCCCTCTTCGACACCCGATCCTTCCCCATTGATCGCCCTTCCCCTTCCTCCTCCACCTTCCGCTTCGATTTCACCACCCATTCTTGGGAATCCCTCGCCCCTATGATACACGCGCGGGGGAGTTTCGCCTGCGCTGCTGGATCCAACAACCATATCTTGGTGGCCGGAGGTGGGTCCCGCCACCCGGTATTCAGTGCGGCCGGGACTAGAATGAATTCGGTGGAGCGATACGATATCGGGAAGAACGAGTGGGTGGAATTGGAGCGTTTGCCTGGTATGCGAGCCGGGTGCGTGGGGTTCGTTgtggagaaagaagaaaagagcgGGTTTTGGGTGATGGGAGGGTACGGGGAGGAGAGGACGATAGGTGGGGTGTTCCCTGTGGATGAGTATTGCAGGGACGCTGTGGTCATGCAGTTCAACAACAGCACTGGGTGTGGGAACTGGAGAGAGGTTGGGGATATGTGGGAACAAGGGGAGAGAGTCAGGGTTGGCAAGATTGTGGTTGTCGAGGATCACGAGAGATCGGGTCATCCTGGGGTCTTTATGCTCGACGGCAACCATATTTTCAG GAGGAGTCGcatgttccaaaaaaaaatcctcataaCTCAgcatttggttttgttgaattgGATGGGGAATTGCATGTATTGA